A DNA window from Arachis hypogaea cultivar Tifrunner chromosome 18, arahy.Tifrunner.gnm2.J5K5, whole genome shotgun sequence contains the following coding sequences:
- the LOC140181622 gene encoding transportin MOS14-like, with protein sequence MDSHPEYIPGFLELLTVLPEEVLNYKIATRPERHRQFEKGLTSQMEVALNILTACLAISELKEQVLEAFASWLRLKHGY encoded by the exons ATGGATTCTCATCCGGAATATATACCAGGATTCTTGGAGTTACTAACAGTTTTGCCAGAG GAAGTATTGAACTATAAGATAGCAACTCGACCTGAAAGGCATCGTCAATTTGAAAAAGGGCTTACTTCTCAAATGGAGGTTGCTCTAAATATTTTGACAGCTTGTTTGGCTATTTCTGAGCTTAAAGAGCAG GTTCTTGAAGCGTTTGCTTCGTGGCTTCGCCTAAAGCATGGATACTAA